One genomic region from Doryrhamphus excisus isolate RoL2022-K1 chromosome 14, RoL_Dexc_1.0, whole genome shotgun sequence encodes:
- the clic1 gene encoding chloride intracellular channel protein 1 has protein sequence MSDANQPKVELFVKAGSDGQSIGNCPFSQRLFMVLWLKGVTFDVTTVDMKRKPDILNDLAPGAQPPFLLYGSEVKTDTNKIEEFLEENLCPPKYPRLAARNPESNTAGMDVFSKFSAYIKNSNPQTNENLEKGVLKALKKLDEYLGSPLPDEIDENSTDEVTSSSRPFLDGQDLTLADCNLLPKLHIVKVVCLKYRNFSIPQSLTNLWRYLNAAYAREEFSSTCPIDDEIHMAYSSVVKALK, from the exons ATGAGCGACGCTAATCAGCctaaagttgaactttttgtgaAG GCAGGGAGCGATGGACAGAGCATCGGTAACTGTCCCTTCTCTCAGCGTCTCTTCATGGTTTTGTGGCTAAAAGGAGTCACGTTTGATGTTACTACGGTGGACATGAAGAG GAAACCCGACATCCTAAACGACCTGGCCCCGGGTGCCCAACCACCCTTCCTGCTATACGGCAGCGAGGTGAAAACCGACACCAACAAGATCGAGGAGTTCCTGGAGGAAAACCTCTGCCCCCCCAA GTATCCGCGTCTAGCCGCCCGGAATCCTGAGTCGAACACGGCAGGCATGGACGTCTTCTCCAAGTTCTCAGCTTACATCAAAAACTCCAACCCTCAGACCAATGAAA aTCTCGAGAAAGGCGTTCTGAAGGCTCTAAAGAAGCTCGACGAGTACCTCGGCTCCCCACTTCCTGACGAAATAGATGAAAACAGCACCGATGAAGTCACTTCCTCATCCCGCCCCTTCCTTGATGGCCAGGATCTTACGCTGGCTGACTGCAACTTGCTTCCAAAGCTCCACATTGTGAAG GTGGTGTGTTTAAAGTACCGAAACTTCAGCATCCCTCAGTCTCTGACCAACCTGTGGAGGTACCTGAACGCAGCATATGCCCGGGAAGAGTTTTCCTCGACCTGTCCGATCGATGATGAGATCCACATGGCCTATTCTTCTGTAGTCAAAGCTCTCAAGTAG
- the LOC131102187 gene encoding uncharacterized protein LOC131102187: MTHPTCKGIKPFPQNRFISLSHKLTATETDSVSNLIQIHTANMNRILFGVIAALAGFILVDSLTCNQCSFGIAGFCLSSTEVTCETNTSQCFTGKATFSISSVGFNTQGCIESTSCNMTTNNTLLGVTYEAVVECCSTDNCNPVQTSAATPSAKITLTTAIGAAVLASMLGSLLTQLSVRKKKRFCGGAVDKTTAGSAWIFSFEVPQIAWMNSVSENCRCSHRPVFQEDCYFDTRNADSTFLIINAAYGLNCRQCPVSLLDICLFGSDITCDNSTQACYRGNAVFNGTLPVRLYARGCLDEDLCQLTINDSALGAPFTATFDCCVTDLCNGATHVQLSLTMAVGVALFSLWVM; encoded by the exons ATGACCCACCCCACCTGTAAGGGCATAAAACCCTTCCCTCAAAACAGGTTCATCAGTTTGTCACACAAGCTAACAGCGACTGAAACGGATTCCGTGAGCAATCTGATCCAGATCCACACAGCAAACATGAACAGGATCCTATTTGGAGTCATTGCGGCTTTGGCCGGCTTCATTTTAG TGGACTCCCTCACTTGCAATCAATGCAGTTTCGGTATCGCCGGCTTCTGTCTGTCGTCCACTGAAGTCACATGCGAAACCAACACCTCCCAGTGCTTCACAGGGAAAGCGA CTTTCTCCATCTCCTCGGTGGGATTCAACACTCAGGGCTGCATCGAGTCCACCAGCTGTAACATGACCACCAACAACACCCTACTGGGCGTAACGTACGAAGCGGTGGTCGAGTGTTGCTCCACGGATAACTGTAACCCCGTACAAACGAGCGCGGCGACGCCTTCCGCTAAGATAACGCTCACGACCGCCATCGGGGCCGCCGTCCTCGCCTCCATGTTGGGAAGCCTGCT cacacaactttccgtgagaaagaagaagagattTTGTGGAGGAGCTGTTGATAAAACGACTGCGGGAAGTG CATGGATATTTAGTTTTGAG GTTCCCCAAATAGCTTGGATGAATTCGGTGTCGGAGAACTGTAGATGTTCCCACAGACCGGTTTTCCAAGAAGACTGCTATTTCGACACCAGAAACGCTGACTCCACCTTTCTCATAATTAACGCAG CATACGGCCTGAACTGCCGGCAGTGCCCCGTCTCGCTGTTAGACATCTGTTTGTTTGGAAGTGATATCACATGTGACAATTCCACCCAAGCATGCTATCGTGGAAATGCAG TGTTCAACGGAACGTTGCCTGTCAGATTGTACGCCCGCGGCTGCCTGGACGAAGACCTGTGTCAGCTTACGATTAACGACAGCGCCCTTGGAGCACCGTTCACCGCCACCTTTGACTGTTGCGTTACCGATCTGTGTAACGGGGCCACGCATGTCCAGCTCTCCCTGACAATGGCCGTCGGGGTGGCACTTTTTTCACTGTGGGTCATGTAG